The DNA segment GTTTAGTAAAGTAGCTGCCTGCCATAACTTTGTAATTTGGTCTTAAGGAAACATCTTTTTCAACTTTAATATATGGGAATCTTCTTCTGAAATATAGCCCAACTTCATCAGCTTCTTTGTTGCTCTTTACTACAGCAAGTTGAATTTTGAAACCCATAATTCGTGGGTTTCTTCTGCAAATTTCTGCATTGGTAAGTTCTCGGTCCGGCACATTGATCTTCGGAGTTGAGGTTCTTGGAGCATCATCGTTATTATAATTTCCGCTATTTGCTGTTGTCGTAGTGCTGCATTTATCTTCTACTCCAGAAAGTAATTCACTCACCTTTTTATCCATCATCATGGTGAGAGGTGTTCCTGATATCGTGTCATTTGTTACAACTTGCTGTGCTTCATAGGTATTAGCAAACAACATTGAAAATAGGGCGATTATTTTAAAAAAGTATTTCATTAAATTTAATTTT comes from the Chryseobacterium sp. SNU WT5 genome and includes:
- a CDS encoding SPOR domain-containing protein, with product MKYFFKIIALFSMLFANTYEAQQVVTNDTISGTPLTMMMDKKVSELLSGVEDKCSTTTTANSGNYNNDDAPRTSTPKINVPDRELTNAEICRRNPRIMGFKIQLAVVKSNKEADEVGLYFRRRFPYIKVEKDVSLRPNYKVMAGSYFTKQSAAADLSKIKQYFKDAISVQYRVFCVEAK